In the Clostridium sporogenes genome, one interval contains:
- a CDS encoding L-serine ammonia-lyase, iron-sulfur-dependent, subunit alpha, producing the protein MSILSKEEIRERLLDLIKEETKPAIGCTEPVAVAFTVATGKKYMKSKTLKIDLKVSKNIFKNGKSVTIPNTEVCGLDIAAALGEICGYPEEGLFVFKNVNSDYLDKAKQMIKNKIVTLNPIENTDPVFVEATLKGENHEVVVILRGGHTNIDKVIVNGKIVFEKENKNKKENKNCDFIKELTLNDIREITEDINIEKLDFIMDGIVMNKEAAKEGLEKQKGLTLGSSLLKLQEEGKIGKDSATLARILTAAGSDLRMGGGMCPIMTSGGSGNQGLCVILPITVVAEDIKASKEKLQRAVFFGHAVNNFVKKYTGKLSAICGCAIAAGIGATAGIAWILGGKDKEINGAILNMLANLTGMLCDGAKGSCAIKLSTSAYEAVVSAYLALNNIIVPSNTGIIGNTVEDTINNLGMLCKDGFYKADDVMLSIACKDVI; encoded by the coding sequence ATGTCAATATTATCAAAAGAAGAAATAAGAGAAAGATTATTAGATTTAATAAAAGAAGAAACTAAACCAGCTATAGGATGCACTGAACCTGTTGCGGTAGCTTTTACTGTAGCAACAGGCAAGAAATATATGAAAAGTAAAACTTTAAAGATTGATTTAAAAGTAAGTAAAAATATATTTAAAAATGGTAAATCTGTTACTATACCAAATACAGAGGTTTGTGGATTAGACATTGCAGCTGCTCTTGGAGAAATATGTGGATATCCAGAGGAAGGATTATTTGTTTTTAAAAATGTAAATAGTGATTATTTAGATAAAGCAAAACAAATGATAAAAAATAAAATTGTGACTCTTAATCCTATTGAGAACACAGATCCTGTTTTTGTAGAGGCTACTTTAAAGGGAGAAAATCATGAAGTCGTTGTAATATTAAGAGGCGGACATACTAATATAGATAAAGTTATTGTAAATGGTAAAATAGTATTTGAAAAAGAGAATAAAAATAAAAAAGAAAATAAAAATTGTGATTTTATAAAAGAACTTACTTTAAATGATATAAGAGAAATTACAGAGGATATTAATATAGAGAAACTAGATTTTATAATGGATGGAATAGTTATGAACAAAGAGGCTGCAAAAGAAGGCTTAGAAAAACAAAAGGGCTTAACTTTAGGATCTTCCCTTTTAAAATTACAAGAAGAAGGAAAAATAGGTAAGGATTCTGCAACTCTAGCAAGGATTTTGACTGCTGCAGGTTCTGATCTTAGAATGGGTGGAGGAATGTGCCCTATAATGACTAGTGGTGGAAGTGGAAATCAAGGTTTGTGTGTAATTTTACCTATTACTGTAGTGGCAGAGGATATAAAGGCTTCTAAGGAAAAACTTCAAAGAGCAGTATTTTTCGGCCATGCTGTTAATAACTTTGTAAAGAAATATACAGGAAAACTATCCGCAATTTGTGGTTGTGCTATAGCAGCAGGTATAGGAGCAACAGCTGGAATAGCTTGGATTTTAGGCGGAAAAGATAAAGAAATAAATGGAGCTATATTAAATATGTTAGCAAATCTTACAGGAATGTTATGTGATGGAGCTAAGGGAAGCTGTGCCATCAAACTTTCAACTTCAGCATATGAAGCAGTTGTATCAGCTTATTTAGCTTTAAACAATATAATTGTGCCAAGCAACACAGGAATTATAGGAAATACTGTTGAAGATACAATAAACAATCTTGGAATGTTATGTAAAGATGGATTTTATAAAGCAGACGATGTAATGCTTTCTATAGCTTGTAAAGATGTAATATAA
- a CDS encoding GGDEF domain-containing protein: MNYNHMSRNELIKELNKKDKLIKRMKYIFGKDPVTSVLNRTLGLEKLNTEIKLAKINKKNLIITFADVNNLKYINDTYGHHVGDYVLETLCSIIKRNISKKDFIFRYGGDEFIIVFLNSNMKNANKILSKIQEEIDELGKDLEYKMGLSFGLVEYNEHANKTIKDLIQIADYRMYKNKKEIV; the protein is encoded by the coding sequence GTGAATTATAATCATATGTCTAGAAATGAATTGATAAAAGAATTAAATAAAAAAGATAAATTAATAAAGAGAATGAAATATATTTTTGGAAAAGATCCTGTTACATCTGTACTTAATAGAACATTAGGTTTGGAAAAACTTAATACAGAAATAAAATTAGCAAAGATTAATAAAAAAAATCTAATTATAACCTTCGCTGATGTGAATAATCTTAAATATATAAATGATACCTATGGCCATCATGTAGGAGATTATGTATTAGAAACTCTATGCAGTATAATAAAAAGAAATATAAGTAAAAAGGATTTCATTTTTAGATATGGTGGAGATGAATTTATAATTGTATTTTTAAACTCTAATATGAAAAATGCAAATAAGATATTATCTAAAATTCAAGAGGAAATAGATGAATTGGGAAAAGATTTAGAATATAAGATGGGTTTAAGTTTTGGTCTAGTAGAATATAATGAACATGCGAATAAAACCATAAAGGACTTAATACAAATAGCAGATTATAGGATGTATAAAAACAAAAAAGAAATTGTCTGA